A genomic stretch from Roseiconus lacunae includes:
- a CDS encoding WD40 repeat domain-containing protein: MRVCVPILVILIIALGDTTGVLRQASAENGVGQHELAKLADSVRYSGQLELLEVSPEGSSIALAWFGENTGGEKTRQLQLVDTSTFQSVMAPSPIGSKNRTGSLSFSPDGNLLAVGIDYGAQIWDAARHRRSSTLPEGHLVWQGQFHPRRAEVISNGGQRLIERWQPGNPVPIGQIETPYDRVVRLRFCQNGTRLLVVGNRGGKQSLAIHRFPGFELDETLLSDLPLRSITEIRLSPDQTRFVACRPHGRLDLGDMTTMTLEGSINCGGHVHQYRFVGNDHLLATVGTSQLVWINLDEKSVTIIARPQLATPQFLVLDSPKRLVGTVAETESITRLCVWDLVPLLPNAVDQQMSPSVHHARGVKMCLEDKDWRQGLVHLRRSPYPSIATLAAEDLDAGVDPLARISVAQQWVTFSRQAENSDFRQLARSAAEKNLRQAIGTSKGLTRLRAEAVLKELRIDASAENAN; encoded by the coding sequence ATGCGCGTTTGTGTTCCAATTCTGGTGATTTTGATCATCGCGTTAGGCGATACGACCGGGGTGCTAAGGCAAGCCTCCGCTGAAAATGGAGTAGGGCAGCACGAACTGGCCAAGCTTGCCGATTCGGTTCGGTATTCCGGGCAGCTTGAGCTTCTGGAGGTTTCCCCCGAAGGCAGCTCAATCGCCTTGGCCTGGTTTGGTGAGAATACGGGTGGCGAAAAAACACGTCAGCTCCAACTGGTTGATACGTCGACGTTTCAATCGGTCATGGCACCGAGCCCGATTGGCTCGAAGAACCGTACCGGTAGCTTGAGTTTTTCTCCCGATGGAAACTTGCTCGCTGTCGGTATCGATTACGGGGCTCAGATTTGGGACGCTGCACGGCACCGCCGATCGAGCACCCTTCCTGAGGGGCATCTTGTTTGGCAGGGGCAGTTTCACCCCCGCCGGGCTGAGGTGATATCCAACGGTGGGCAGCGGTTGATCGAACGCTGGCAACCGGGTAATCCAGTACCGATCGGCCAGATTGAAACGCCATACGATCGAGTCGTGCGTCTGCGGTTTTGCCAGAATGGAACGCGGTTGTTGGTCGTTGGTAATCGAGGCGGCAAGCAATCGCTTGCGATCCATCGTTTTCCCGGGTTTGAACTCGACGAGACGCTCCTTTCGGATTTACCGCTACGTTCAATCACCGAGATTCGGCTGTCCCCCGATCAAACCAGATTCGTTGCTTGTCGACCTCATGGGCGATTGGATCTTGGTGACATGACGACGATGACTCTAGAGGGCTCGATCAATTGCGGCGGCCACGTGCATCAGTACCGATTCGTCGGAAACGATCACCTTTTGGCGACCGTCGGAACTTCGCAGCTGGTGTGGATCAATCTTGACGAGAAGTCGGTCACGATCATTGCACGTCCCCAGTTGGCAACACCTCAGTTTTTGGTGTTGGATTCCCCGAAGCGATTGGTTGGAACGGTCGCGGAAACCGAGTCCATCACACGTCTGTGTGTCTGGGACCTGGTGCCGCTGCTTCCGAATGCCGTGGATCAGCAAATGTCGCCGTCTGTGCACCACGCACGCGGGGTAAAAATGTGTTTGGAGGACAAAGACTGGCGCCAAGGATTGGTTCATTTACGCCGATCGCCATATCCATCGATTGCAACTCTTGCGGCGGAGGATCTTGATGCCGGAGTTGATCCATTGGCACGGATCTCGGTGGCTCAGCAGTGGGTGACTTTTTCTCGGCAAGCGGAAAATTCTGATTTTCGACAGCTTGCGCGATCCGCCGCAGAAAAGAATTTGCGACAGGCGATCGGTACGAGCAAAGGGTTGACGCGACTCAGGGCTGAAGCGGTACTGAAAGAATTACGCATTGACGCGTCTGCTGAGAACGCCAATTGA
- a CDS encoding alpha/beta hydrolase family protein — protein MKFSSGLGTHQLAGIIDRPKDWSIDSRGDASLPPAVVFSHCFTCSKDLKATVRISRALAKAGIGVLRFDMTGLGGSEGEFSQSNFTTNLADLASAIRFARDELGTVTGLIGHSFGGIASLVTAARAHQASEHHLAELVDLSMVATLAAPSDSAHLAVLLEKMNPEIVSKGSGKVSIGGIEWMITKQMIDDFRSYQVADVLPTIQCPVLLLHSPVDETVAFDHAVRLMSLLSQPPSAEYYGSTREAAKPVSLVALAGADHLLASNPDDLAFVSELISSWCWRYR, from the coding sequence GTGAAGTTTTCGAGTGGTTTGGGGACGCACCAATTAGCCGGCATTATTGATCGTCCCAAAGATTGGTCGATCGATTCACGTGGTGATGCATCTTTGCCGCCAGCGGTGGTTTTTTCACACTGCTTCACCTGTAGCAAAGATCTAAAAGCAACCGTTCGGATTAGTCGCGCATTGGCAAAGGCCGGGATCGGGGTGCTGCGATTCGATATGACCGGGCTTGGCGGAAGCGAAGGCGAATTCTCTCAGTCGAATTTCACGACCAATCTCGCCGACCTCGCCTCAGCGATTCGATTTGCCCGCGATGAATTGGGGACAGTCACTGGCCTGATCGGGCATAGCTTTGGTGGGATCGCATCGTTGGTCACCGCGGCGCGGGCACACCAAGCGAGCGAGCATCATCTTGCCGAATTAGTTGACTTGTCGATGGTCGCGACGCTGGCCGCACCGAGTGACTCGGCGCACTTGGCGGTTCTACTCGAAAAAATGAATCCCGAGATCGTCAGCAAAGGTTCCGGGAAGGTCTCGATCGGTGGCATCGAATGGATGATCACCAAGCAGATGATCGACGATTTTCGTTCGTATCAGGTGGCCGATGTCTTGCCAACAATTCAGTGCCCGGTGTTGCTGCTGCATTCGCCGGTTGATGAGACGGTCGCGTTTGACCATGCCGTCCGCCTGATGTCGCTTCTCTCGCAGCCGCCCTCTGCCGAGTACTACGGTTCGACTCGGGAAGCAGCAAAGCCGGTTAGCCTGGTCGCCCTGGCTGGAGCGGATCATCTGTTGGCATCTAATCCCGATGACTTGGCCTTCGTTTCGGAATTGATCAGCAGTTGGTGCTGGCGATATCGATGA
- the floA gene encoding flotillin-like protein FloA (flotillin-like protein involved in membrane lipid rafts): MTEAAVGSLERSMLLADARLLADTSTVSGLVIILIGIMLVVFGMIFGFFVLRYGKLWIQAYMSVADVSAPSLIRMHFTKVNPNVIVQAKVMSAQAGLDIGRKSGISTRRLEAHYLAGGNIMNVIHAIIAAARAEIPLDFDQAAAIDLAGRDVLDAVQTSVYPKVIDCPDPSRSGKTTLSAITKNGIELRVRARVTVRTNLEQLIGGATEDTVIARVGEAIISSIGSAETHFKVLENPDMITRVVLERGLDAQTAFEIVSIDIADIDVGENIGARLQSDQAEADTRVAQAQAERRRAEAVAEEQQMRAKVASNKSALVLAEAEVPRAMAEAFRAGRISDSTRMN, encoded by the coding sequence ATGACCGAAGCTGCCGTTGGATCACTGGAACGCTCGATGTTACTTGCTGACGCACGATTGTTAGCCGACACGTCCACGGTATCGGGCTTGGTGATCATCTTGATCGGGATCATGCTGGTCGTGTTCGGCATGATTTTTGGATTCTTTGTGCTCCGCTACGGCAAGCTCTGGATTCAAGCGTACATGTCGGTAGCCGACGTGAGTGCACCGAGTCTGATTCGGATGCATTTCACAAAGGTCAATCCCAACGTGATTGTCCAAGCAAAAGTGATGTCCGCCCAAGCCGGTTTGGACATCGGGCGTAAAAGTGGGATCAGTACCCGAAGGCTCGAAGCACACTACCTTGCCGGCGGGAACATCATGAACGTGATCCACGCGATCATCGCCGCCGCGCGAGCCGAAATCCCCTTGGACTTTGATCAGGCCGCGGCGATCGATTTGGCCGGACGCGACGTGCTCGATGCCGTCCAAACCAGCGTGTACCCGAAAGTCATCGATTGCCCCGATCCATCTCGCAGTGGCAAAACGACTCTCAGTGCGATCACCAAGAATGGGATCGAATTACGAGTTCGCGCCCGAGTGACGGTACGGACAAACTTGGAGCAATTGATCGGTGGTGCGACCGAAGACACCGTGATCGCACGGGTCGGCGAGGCAATCATTAGTTCGATTGGGTCAGCCGAAACTCACTTTAAGGTCCTCGAAAATCCCGACATGATCACTCGGGTCGTCTTGGAACGCGGGTTGGACGCACAAACTGCCTTTGAGATCGTCTCCATCGACATCGCCGATATCGATGTTGGCGAAAATATCGGCGCCCGACTGCAAAGCGATCAAGCGGAAGCGGACACCCGTGTGGCACAAGCACAGGCAGAGCGCCGTCGCGCAGAAGCGGTCGCCGAAGAGCAGCAGATGCGGGCTAAGGTCGCCAGCAACAAATCCGCGCTCGTCCTTGCCGAAGCCGAAGTGCCTCGCGCGATGGCCGAAGCGTTTCGCGCCGGTCGGATTTCCGATTCAACTCGGATGAATTAA